ACCCCAAAcagattttttttgtaaaacatTGACGGCAAGTGATACGAGTACTCATGGAGGATTTTCTGTGCCTCGTCGTGCTGCAGAAAAGATATTTCCTCTTCTTGTAAGTACAATAAATCCttgtttttttagatttattcttGAATTATAACACACTTGATATAGTACTTGTCTCGTTCTAGGACTTCACAATGCAACCACCAGCACAAGAAATTGTGGCTCGGGACTTGCATGATAATGTTTGGACATTTCGCCATATTTTCCGGGGTAAGTTTATTTGGAAAAAGGCTGGATCAAGTGAAGGGGAAGGGTGCAGAGGCTCCTAAACGGAAAATgggaaaataataaaaaatctttGTTTAGTTTTTTTGAAACATTAAAAACTTGCCACCTAGTTCTATTGAGCCGATCTCTCCCTAGAATTCCTATATCAGGCCCTTTTTTGGAAACTGTCACGTGGCTTTAGGCCCCTCATTCCGTTTGTCTTTGTTTTTTTCATTTGTTTAAAAATAGTAATCTAACACGCCCTGCAAAATATGATccagtttataaaattatatcatTAACTCCTTATTAagttgtttaaaaaataaagtaaaGTTTTTACAATAATTTATGGGCGAAAATTCATTTCAACAAAACTAAAATTTCTGTAGCGGGATCGTGTTTGTGGGATGATTTTTGGAGCAATTTCTCAAGATGGGTATTTCGGTAGTCACCTTTCATATCATTTTTAAAGTTAAGTATTGAGATTCATTTTAGGAATATAGGTTTTGGAGGCTCAAGTAAAATTATATAGTTGCTTCTTGGGAGAGATGGGAAGAAGAGATTAGTGATTGTCTCTATTTGACTTTGCAACACAGGACAACCAAAGCGACATTTACTTACGACTGGATGGAGCCTTTTCATTAGTGGAAAGAGGCTATTTGCTGGTGACTCGGTCTTATTTATTAGGTAACGATGCAACTTTCATAACCATTATTTCTTTACTTTTTgttaaattctaaaacattaaATTGTTGAATCAACTATCTTGTGGAATGATAAGCATGGTTACTAACAGGGATGAAAAGCAGCAGCTTCTTCTGGGCACCAGACGAGCTAACAGGCAACCGACAAACTTATCATCATCCATGTTGTCAAGTGATAGTATGCATATCGGGATTCTAGCAGCAGCTGCTCATGCTGCTGCAAACAACAGCCCTTTCACTGTTTTTTACAATCCAAGGTCATTTACGGACCCTTATTCATACTATTTTGTATCTTGAAACTGGCCCTGCTTTGTGAAAAATATGATGCTGTAGTTGATGTTGCTTACTTTATCTCCAAATTTTGGTAGAGCTAGCCCATCAGAATTTGTCATCCCCTTGGCCAAGTACTACAAATCAGTTTGCAGCAACCAAATATCTCTTGGTATGCGCTTCCGAATGACGTTTGAAACTGAAGAATCAGGAACAAGAAGGTAGTGGCAAAACATTTTCTTGGTTACATTTGCATATGACATTTGATTATTTAAGAATGCCATCTTCGTAATTTGGTGCTAGTGAATTCACATGATTCTCAAAACTTTTAATATTTTGCAGATATATGGGTACAATTACGGGTATTAGTGACCTCGATTCGGTCAGGTGGAAAAACTCTCAATGGCGTAACTTACAGGTCAACTCCTAGAACACTCTTCCTCTCCAAATTAAGTATTTGGTTATATCTTTAAAATTTTCCTATGTTTTTATGTGGATGCACATTGGATTATCAGTTTACTTTTCATGAGCAGGTTGGCTGGGATGAGTCAACTGCTGGGGAAAGGCGCAATCGTGTGTCTATTTGGGAGATTGAACCTGTAACTGCTCCATTTTTTATGTGTCCTACCCCACCTTTCTTCCGTTCAAAGCGCCCAAGGCAACTAGGAATGCCAGGTAAAATGAGAATATAAATGATTTTGGTAATTAACTGTTTAATACATCTTTCCGCATTTAAGCATCTGATGCTATTCAAATCTGGGGACAAGGCTTGAGAAACTAACTACTCTATCACTGAGTTAATCTAGTGTGATTAAACACGTGTGTTCACATTTTTTTTTCTGTTACTTTTCACATCAAGTTTCAACTTGTGGGGTTTTGCTTCTTTCATGTCAAATCGAATAGATTTCAACTTCTCCGTGATGCAAGAATGTTTTCACTGTGCAGATGATGATTCTTCAGATCTAGATAACATGTTCAGACGGACGATGCCGTGGCTTGGTGATGAATTTGGTATGAAAGATCCCCAATCTCTCCCTGGCCTGAGCTTAGTTCAGTGGATGAACATGCAGCAGAATTCTTCACTATCTAACTCCATTCAACCAAATTATATAAACCCTGTATCCAGTTCTGTCGTACAAAACCTTGCTGGTACGGATATATCATGCCTAACAGGCGTTCCCACGAATCAAATTTCTCAGCAAAATAACATACAGTTTAGTACCTTGAGACCAACCCAATCCGTACAACAGCTAGACCAGCTTCACAAGCTGCCAACCCCGTCCGCCACATTGAACCCTTTAGGTTCGATCATTCAGCCCCAATTGCAGTTGACAGACGTTTCACAGTCCCAGAGACAAAATATGATCAGTCAATCTTTACCTAAAAACCAAGTTCAGCCTCAAATTTTGCAGTCACCGAGTCCTTTCCAAGTGCCAAATGTGCTTCAGCAGCAGCAATCTCTTCTTAATCACCAGCTTCAAAGAAATCTTTCTCAAAACCCAACTCAGATGCAGCAACAGCTGATTATGAGTCACTCTCAGCAGCCAAATCTGGTGGCTACTCAGCCCATGGATCATGTAAGTCATCCTTTGAATACATCGGAGAATCAAATACAGCTGCAACTTCTACAAAGGCTTCATCAGCAACAACAATCACTGTTAGCACAGCAATCTGCGATGCAACAGCCTTCTCAAATTACACAGCTGCAAGATCAGCATAAACAGCTATTCGACATTAGCCAAATGTTAGATGTTTCTCAAGCTGCACCCAACATACCTCAGTCACATGCCACTCAACAAATGATGGGATGTAATATCCAATCCAATCTTAGGTTTGGCATCCAACCACCTCAGCAACCAAAGCTCTTACCTCAGCAACCAAAGCTTTTACCTCAGCAACAGCAATCAGGAATATTATCAGAGGTTTCCGGGCATGTCGGGATTTCTTTAAACCCAATGAACAATCAGCTTTcgggtggtagcagcagtataTTGACTGGTGCCGCTGGTGCTGGCCAATCTGCAGTTACCGAGGATATTCCATCTTGTTCTGCTTCACCATCCACAAACAACTGTCAGAATGCTGCTCAGTCCATCATGAATGGCAAAAATCACCATTCGACGATGGGGCATGAGATCGCTCAGTCTTCTGCCATGCTTTTGAATATAAGTGGTATTGAGACTATGTCATCTAATGGAAACTTACTTAAAGATTTACAGCAAAAATCTGATGTTAAGCCATCATTGAATGTGCCTAAAAGTCAAAGTCCTGGATTATTTGCGTCACAGGCATACATCAATGCTGCTGGTATGCAGGTGGATTATTTGGATAGTTCATCATCAGCAACGTCATTTCTTTCTCAGAATGATGTCCAGCTACATCAAAACAACAGTGCCATGTGTTTCAATACTCAGTCAATGTTGTTTAGAGATGCAAGGCATGATGGGGAAGTTCAGGATGATCCAAGGAACAATGTTCAGATTGGTACTAACATTGATAGTCAGTTAGAAATGCCTATGATGTCTGAGACATTGATAACGAAAGACATGGTGGGATCTGGAAAAGATTTCGGGACTAGTTTGTCTTCCGGTGGAGGCATGCTTGCTGTCTATGAGAATCCTAAAGTATCTCAACCGGAGCTCTCATCATCAATGGTTTCCCAGTCATTTGGAGTTCCTGATATCGCATTCAATTCAATAGATTCCACAATCAATGAAGGTAGTTTCATGAATAGAGGTGCCTGGGTCCCACCGCAGATACCAAGGATGCGGACGTATACGAAGGTTGGTGTTTTGTTATCGATGTAGCGCATCTGTATTACCAAAAAATAACACATTCTTGAATACATGTCTGTACCTGAGTTTTTGTTCTGGTTCGTAAGTAAGTTGGAAAATGATTTCCTGAAAGGTTTACAAGCGTGGAGCTGTTGGAAGATCAATTGATATTATGCGTTACTCGGGTTATGATGATCTTAAACAAGATCTGGCTCGTCGATTTGGTATAGAGGGACAATTCGAGGACAGACAGAGAATAGGCTGGAAACTGGTCTACGTGGATCATGAGAGTGATGTCTTACTAGTTGGAGATGATCCATGGGAGTAAGTTTTAACCACTTCAATCTTTTTGCGTTATCAATATATGCAATTTTGGACTTCTAATTACAAGTTTTCATTCAGAGAATTTGTGAACTGCGTGCGTTGCATCAAGGTTCTTTCACCTCAAGAAGTGCAGCAAATGAACTTGGATGGAGATTTTGGGAACAATGTCCTCAATCAAGCTTGTAGCAGCTCCGATGACGGTGTGAACTAGCTGGATATTGGTAATACTCTGTAACTATTTCTTTTTTCACAGTGGAAGCTTATCAAGGGCAAATAAGCAGAAGTTCCTTGCCAAAAAAGTGAGCCATTTCcgaattctgaaaaatcatcaaaattgcAACAAATATAGCAGGCCATTCACCAATCGACAGGTGCTGAAATGATCACATGTCTGGCAGAAAATCCTTTAGTTTGGCTTGAATCTGTTATATGATTTTAGAATCTGCTATATGATTTCAGACAAGTGTAGAAGAAGTCTAGAGCGAGCAAACAGCTTTTTAAAATATTGCTCATTAGGatattttttgttctttttttgGGCCATTTTGTCTCTGTATCTCATCGGTAAAAATCCTGTATTATAGAGAAGAGCTTGAAATCTGTATGCTTGGTATATATGACTTTGTTATGATGTGTTTGGAGAGTTCTTTTTTCTGTTTCCAAGAAACAAGAAACAGGACGGTAAAgtttcaaaatagaaaaaccgTGGAAACACAAAACAAATGGCTGCCATCATATGACATAACCCAATTCAAGAACTAGATGAAGAAACTACCAGTTACATTGTAAAGTATTCCTCTGGTCCCAACAAAAATACTATCATACTGAATGTCAACGGAACGTGTAACTGTTGGAGGTTTAATTTGCTCGGGTGCAACAGATATTTAGTCTTGGTGCGGCTCTCTTCTCATCTGGTATCAtgggatatttttttattgacaGATATTTAAGTTTGTAAACAAAAAAGTGAATACAATACATTGGACATTCCATCAACCAACTATTTACACTATTCGCTTATACAACATTTTACATCTGATGCAGTAACATAAATTTCTTCTAATAAGAGAGAGATCCGAGTTCGATCCCGATTGATATCGAAAAAATCTTTCAATCTTAGACATCTCAAACTCTCATGTCAAATTAACTGTACAAAAATATTGTCAAGAAGCCCAACAGAACCGGTATAGGTTTCCAAAAGTACGAGTGAATTCATGCCAAAAAGGCCTAAGTCATCCCGTCACTTTTGATATTCAGACAACATTcatttttcgtgcgtaaaataggCCCACCAAAGTTGTGTACGGCTGGTTATATTTTTTTCCCGGATATGAATAAAATAAtgcttataattttttttacatcattTTATAATCTAGTTGTAGATTAGAATTTTGTCGCGTTTAACGACCTAAATTAATccaatctttatattttaagaaATCCTGATACACCGCCTAAAACTAATAAGATTAAAGAGGACAAATGACAGTGGTATTCCACCATTAAATTGATTAAGATATACATACCGTGTCTAGTAAATTTCATTTAACATGTACTAATGCATGTATACGTACAAAAATTTATTGGTATAAAATATTCAGTTATATCATAAATTATATTAGAGCTGCGACTATATATACACATGGTCTTTATGGTGCTACTTCATATAAAAGTCttcatgaatatttaaaaaccCCCAACTTTTAAAGCAAAGAAACCCTCAACTTAATTTGCAGAGTAtggaattattttatgcatcccTCTTTTCACTCTCCATTTTCTTAGCATTCCTTACATTTTCAAACTCTTTTCCGGGGAAAACCGAGTGGCCGGTGAACGGAGAAACATTCGACTTTCTCTCAACTGGCTGGAAAGGGCATCCTGAAAAGTTTGTCTTAGATCGTATGACAATATTCACCCGTTATGTTTCAAACCCATGTTTTTGGCTACCATGCTGCATTTTTTTGGCGGCGCAAATGGCAACAATTTTTTGTTCACAAATGAGAAAAAGCTTGTCCAGGCATGGTGGCCTAAGTCTGTAGAAAATTTTTTCCAGGCCCCGTTTCAAACCAACACAACGAGGGAGGAAATCATTAAGCTGAGAAAATTGcttccaaatttcttgaaaacCGAAGCTTTACAACGATACGTAGGCGTAATGGATCGGTTAGCACAAAGGCACTTTGCTGATGAATGGGAAGGGAAGGAAGAAGTTTTTGGTCACCCTCTTGTAAGAAGTACTACACATTTTGGTTGGCGTGCAACCTATTTTTAAGCGTGGAGGATCCAGGCTGCATGGATAAACTTGTGGGCCTTTCTCAGTAGTGAATGCTGCTTTTCTTTCGGTTCCGATAGATTTGCCCGGAACCCCGTTTCATAAAGTGATCAAGTCACGAATTTGATCAAGGAGGAGCTTCTTTCGAATGTGAAACGAAGAAAAATAGCGCTGACCGAACCGAAGCAACTGCATTGCCAACACACGATGTTCTGTCACACGTTACTGAAACGTGACAAAAATGGGAGATTCATGTCTGAATTGGATGTCGCTGACAAGATTTTTGGGCTTCTGATCGGAGGATACGACACTACCACCTCGGCATGCAGTTCTGTTGTCAAGTTTCTTGCCGAGTTGCCTGAAATCTACCAAAAGGTCTATAACGGTGAGCAATTCAGCACTCTTCTAATCAGCCAATATGCAAACAACTCACCTCAACTAATTCATTATGCGCAGAACCAATAGTGATTGTGATTTCGAAAATTGAAGGTGAGTTGGTGACTTGGGATGACACAAGGAAGATGAAATATTCATCGAATGTGGTGTGTGAAGCACTGACTCGCGCCGCCAATCTCTGGCACTTTTCGAGAAGCCCTTGCTGATTTTGTGTACAAAGGTTTCACTATTCCCAGGGGATGGAaggtaattaattaattcactCCCAAACAATTATTTATACGTTATAAGAGCTCATACACGCAAGATACGGAATGTTAAAATAGTCTGATCTTAGTATCAAAGCGTATTGTTTGTTATCCATTTAAAAAGAAAGGGCAGGGCATATTCCACATTTCAAATCAACTAAAGCTTAATAGTTAATTTACCACATTGATGTATTTGGTAGCTATTTTGGAATGTAAATTCAACACATAAGAATCCTGAATTCTTTCCTGAACCTGAGAAATTTGATCAATCAAGATTAGAAGGATCCGGACCCACTCCATACACATATGTCCCGTTTGGTGGAGGCCCGAAAATGGCCCCAGAAGCGAGTATGGCCGATTCGTCATACTTGTATTCTTGCACCACCTAGTCAAGAGATACAAATGGGAAAAAGTTATTCCCAACGAAAAATTAGCATTGGATCCGATTCCATTTCCTTCCAAGGGTCTCCCTGTTCACCTATACCTTCACAAAACTTGAGACTCTTATCTTATGGAAATGCTCAATATTTTCTACTTTTATCTCTTCACATCAGGTATACATTACATTTCACAATAAAACAATATTATTAACAAGTAAATGAAATTCTTCACATTCACATGATATCTTGTAAAATTTATCCTCACCATGATCAAATGCGAGAGTATTTTAATGAAGTTTCCTTTCACTTGCGACCTAATAGATTATTATTCATACAATATTTAGTTGAAAACTAAATTCTTGaaaaagccaaaaaaaaaaaaagatagacATTGATGAGAAAATGAACTAACCTCGCAAAATGTACAACTACAATGGCAGTGTCTACATCTTCAGAGATACAAAGAATTTGCAAACATTATACCACGCCGAAGGCTTCCGCTGGCAGCAACAAACTTGTTCTCTAAATCCGCTTCTCCAACAGCATGAGCAGCAGCTTTTAACTAGAAAGCCAGAATACATACATGATAATTATGGCTATCACGTCTTACAAGCACCAAAAGCAAGTTAAATCTCATAATTCAATTGGTATACAAAAATGTAATAACGCAATGTGTTTTTATGTTTGGATGAAAGAGTAGGATAAAAAAGCGATTTGTCTAATTCAATTGAATACAAGAAAAACCACATTCTGACACTATTTTTAAAGACAAGGTGGAAACTGCCAAATACCAACTTATGCAATTCCTTTCGCTGTAACAGAGCCAGATAAATAAAGATAGAGAAAAAAATTCAGGCCCCCAAACATGTCAGTTTCTAGTGAGAAATCTTTATTCTAATGAAAGTTGAACAACCAATATAAAAAAGTTATATCCAGACATGTCAGTTTTCAGAGCGAAAGTATCCTTGAATTTATCTCATGGATGCTGGGCCCAAACCCCTGCCAATGCAAAGCATGCCGGTTCTGTGGAGTCAGGCAATTAGAAATAGTAATTCAGAGATTCCACAAACTATATCAAAAATGTTTTTCCACAAGTAAAGTGAATATGAAAGCGTTTGTATAAAAGATGTAATGATTTTGCAAGAAATACTAGAGCACCAATACTAACTTTTCATTTCGTAAATTGTAAAAGCAATATAAATAGCATGTAGCAAAGCACATCAAGTTCAAACTTAGATCATCTTTTCTGAACTTTTGAATAGCAAAGGAATTACCTGGTTTAAAAATTCATCAAGCCTTCTAGATAGTCGTATGATGCTCCCTTCAAATATATCGGTCATATGTATGATTTCAGCAAAAGATGCTCCCTGGAAAAGAAGATAAAAGAATGCGCATTAACAACACAGTCAACAATAAGTCTTACATTTGAGCACTACACATTAGCCCTCAACAAATTAAACAACAGTCCACATATCAATATTAAAAATTAGAAGAATCTCTTCAGCACTTGCTCTTCATTTTGAAAAAATCTCAAAGAGCTAACTAAATTACAATAATACGAAATAATTTTCGGGGAGAGCACCTATAAATTCAGAATAAAAAATTAGCTTTTGATAGGTTCAGGGAGGGCTAGCTGTGCTTCAAATCAAAGATAAAAAGATCAATCAGATTCTAATTCCAACTAAAGTAAACGGATATCATGAGCCAAATGCTGCTGCCACTTGTTTTTTAATGGTCGAGAATGTTGTGCGAGCTCAAAAATACAAGGGTCTGGAGATACTAGATTAGAGAAAAAGTACCAATACCCAATATGACAAGTCCACAGGAGTTTTAAACAGTACATCTGTTGCAGTTCGACATGCTATGTGATGAAAAAGAACACAAGCTAACAGTCAAATGTAACTGACCTTTGACCAGCAATAAATCACATCCATCAAGAATGGTCTAACTGATGCCTCAACATATTCTTCCACATTCACTTCAAGCTTACACTCACGTTGCACCTGCAATATATTGACGTTGCCCAGTTGCCATTCAACATGATTGCATACACATTCGCCTCTGGTAGGTACCAATTTTCAATGCAATAATGGAAAAACAGTGTTCAGATCATAGCTAAAAAAACCTCTGCTATTGTTCTCGCACTGTCTCGAAGTTGCTGCAATGGTATAGCAAGTTCCGCTCTTAGATGTATTTGTTCATTTGATTTGTCCCCCGGGATGAAGCAACTTGACAGAGCAGCAACTTGGTGATGATCCAGATCGTTAAAGGTCCCTGATAGCATAATAATTTAGAATTTCGTTGCAAAGCCGTTGACTAAATTGTTCTTTCTCGATTAATCCAAACGGTGCCTCAACATCAATAAAAGTGAACAAATTTCAAgagtaaattttaattaaaactgaCCTAAAAAGAATATAGCAGACAGGAATTTTAAGAAAACATGAAGGGCTCACCATTGAACATCAATTCAGTAACAAGGAGCTCATCCCCAGTATCTATCAAGCAGGCTGCCCGTCCCTTCAGCTGAAGGACGCCATCACCATCAACATGCCCAAGTTTTTTGAGAACCCGTGAGCGGTTCTTGAGCTCATCACGAAATTTTTGAAGCTGCGACAGAGTTGGAAGAAATAAATCTGATTAGAAATTTCGAACCGCAGATTAACAAAATGATTTAAATCCAATGGACAGGTAGAGGTAAAAAGGAGTGGTAGCAATCCATAAGTCCAAGGTATACCAAAAAAAAGGAAAGATGCGCCTGCTGTACATTCAATAAAAAGTCTGAGACGTGTTAAATAGGTGAAATCAACAAGAGACAAGTACCTGGGAATCACGcatttttaatttaagttgTTGAATTTCATGATTCACTTCAGCTTTTCTCTGGAAACTTTTCATCTGATTTTCATTTTGAGACTGCTTATCAAGGAGAGGAAAAAAGAACAGGTGAATACCTAAACAAAGTTCCAATCAACATGGAAAAGCAGCTTACTGATACCAAAGCAAAATAAAATCAGTCAAAATGAATTCTTAATTTTGACAAACCTTGTGCAGTGGGTGAGAAACCAATTTGTGTTCAAGTTCCTCAATGTTGTTTGCCAACTCAACAAATTCTGGATCTTCAATTCCCATATCCTGAGATAATACATAAGTTCCAAAAAAATATTGCCCTCGTAAACATGGAGTCATGATGATGGCCCTTAGAAATACTTAACAGACTACTTACAAACAGGAAATTCAAAAGTGAAACATCAGATACATCGAAATGATGACGCGGGTGTTCTATGGCAGAACAGGAAAAATTGGGAAAAAATATCACCCGAACACTATAAAATCGACTACAATGATCCATATATCAAGACGCCCGTTCTTAATGAAAAAGAAATATCTATACAAACACATGAATTTCTACGGTTTAATTAAGATTTCCTATCTTACATGTGACAATGaagacaaataatttttatacaGGAAACAAAAACTTGAACATCTAAATTATAAATCTGAAGATCTTAAGATACTGTGCAGAGTCCGGGAAGAGCCTGTGTATAGACCAAGAGATTGATTTGGAATACAGTCTAGAAAACTAAAGAAAAGGCAGTTTATACAACATCAGGTATACAATTTCAGTCCACAAATAATCAACATGATCTTAGATTACATACCTTCACAGGATTAAGCTTGGGAAGACCTTCAAAAAATCGTTTTTCAAGCTCCTGCACTGCAAGCAAAATACTTTCccgagcttcaactggacgcaAGTCAGAAGGAACAGATATTCTGAGCTTGCTTACTGCAGATATAAGAGGCAATTGAACCGGAACCTGAGACAAGAACCAATATGCATCAACTTCCCACCGGTTAGGATGGATGCCCTAAAGCCATTTATATCATCTTCTTTTACTTGCATTCAGAAGTAAAAAAAGCAATGTGATATAATTTTTCCCATCGCAATTATTTCATCCTAAAAGATTCTCAACTCACCACATGCATTTCACCTTTTTCTCCCGGGCGTGGAGGGCATGGTTTGGGCCGAGAACCGTCTTCACTGGAGCTGAGAGAGCAGTGGAGGAGGGTATCAACAATATAACTATTACCACGTGAAGAAGCAAGTTCAGCAGGCAACGAACCCGGTGCAGCAGGAGGTCTTTTAACCACATTGATCACAACTCCCCAACCCCAATCTGTTCCACCTTCCCTTATCTTAACCTGAATTTACATCATAATGTAAGAAAGAATAATAATCGAGCTGAATGGAAAGAATCCCAAAATCAATGAAAAAGTGTACAAGTAAAAAGGTGAAGCAAAAACTCATAAACACAGTCTCACCATCAAACATCACAACCCTGGCCATAGCAAGAGTAATGACTCACAACTAATGATTAAGGACATACAAACTGAATAAATCAGAAGAAAATAGAAAGATGCAAATTTATGGGATAGGTACTATTTAAGATTGCAGATTAATGTAGTCAAAACACAAAAAAGGAAAGATGGCCAATAACGAACGAGAAAAATAAACTTATACGGCATAAAAGAAACAGAAAATGGAGCAAATCACTCAGAGGCAGTAGGAAAATAATAGATATATAGAGCGTGCACTAAACTAATTCAGAGCTTTGCTATTGTAGATGAGCATACACCTCTTCGCACATACCAGCCTACCAGGTAGAAGGAAAGAGAGAACTCTTTCAGGACGAGTTATTTCAGCCATCATTTTCTTTTCAATTCGAGCAATCTCAAGCTTTAGTTTGTCATATTCAGCAACTTCAGCCTATAAGTAGAAATGAcaattttattgtttaatttgAACCAAAATAAGAAATTCCACGAATGAgcaaaggaaaaatatttacttCTCCAGAAGCATCTAGCACAGCAGCTTCTTCTTCAAGTTTTGAGACTCTTTTCTCAATGTCAGGTAAAGTCTGAAGAAGCACGGGTTTAAGTGTTGAACACAGTCAGCCATCATAAAACACTGTATTGACAAAAAT
The sequence above is a segment of the Primulina tabacum isolate GXHZ01 chromosome 6, ASM2559414v2, whole genome shotgun sequence genome. Coding sequences within it:
- the LOC142548456 gene encoding auxin response factor 5-like isoform X4, with amino-acid sequence MKANKPQTDFFCKTLTASDTSTHGGFSVPRRAAEKIFPLLDFTMQPPAQEIVARDLHDNVWTFRHIFRGQPKRHLLTTGWSLFISGKRLFAGDSVLFIRDEKQQLLLGTRRANRQPTNLSSSMLSSDSMHIGILAAAAHAAANNSPFTVFYNPRASPSEFVIPLAKYYKSVCSNQISLGMRFRMTFETEESGTRRYMGTITGISDLDSVRWKNSQWRNLQVGWDESTAGERRNRVSIWEIEPVTAPFFMCPTPPFFRSKRPRQLGMPDDDSSDLDNMFRRTMPWLGDEFGMKDPQSLPGLSLVQWMNMQQNSSLSNSIQPNYINPVSSSVVQNLAGTDISCLTGVPTNQISQQNNIQFSTLRPTQSVQQLDQLHKLPTPSATLNPLGSIIQPQLQLTDVSQSQRQNMISQSLPKNQVQPQILQSPSPFQVPNVLQQQQSLLNHQLQRNLSQNPTQMQQQLIMSHSQQPNLVATQPMDHVSHPLNTSENQIQLQLLQRLHQQQQSLLAQQSAMQQPSQITQLQDQHKQLFDISQMLDVSQAAPNIPQSHATQQMMGCNIQSNLRFGIQPPQQPKLLPQQPKLLPQQQQSGILSEVSGHVGISLNPMNNQLSGGSSSILTGAAGAGQSAVTEDIPSCSASPSTNNCQNAAQSIMNGKNHHSTMGHEIAQSSAMLLNISGIETMSSNGNLLKDLQQKSDVKPSLNVPKSQSPGLFASQAYINAAGMQVDYLDSSSSATSFLSQNDVQLHQNNSAMCFNTQSMLFRDARHDGEVQDDPRNNVQIGTNIDSQLEMPMMSETLITKDMVGSGKDFGTSLSSGGGMLAVYENPKVSQPELSSSMVSQSFGVPDIAFNSIDSTINEGSFMNRGAWVPPQIPRMRTYTKVYKRGAVGRSIDIMRYSGYDDLKQDLARRFGIEGQFEDRQRIGWKLVYVDHESDVLLVGDDPWEEFVNCVRCIKVLSPQEVQQMNLDGDFGNNVLNQACSSSDDGVN
- the LOC142548456 gene encoding auxin response factor 19-like isoform X2, which codes for MKMPAAAGSQPVNANSSVDGEKKSINPELWQACAGPLVNLPAAGTHVVYFPQGHSEQVAESMKKDVDAQIPNYPNLLSKLLCLLHSVTLHADPETDEVYAQMTLQPVSSFDREALLRSDLSMKANKPQTDFFCKTLTASDTSTHGGFSVPRRAAEKIFPLLDFTMQPPAQEIVARDLHDNVWTFRHIFRGQPKRHLLTTGWSLFISGKRLFAGDSVLFIRDEKQQLLLGTRRANRQPTNLSSSMLSSDSMHIGILAAAAHAAANNSPFTVFYNPRASPSEFVIPLAKYYKSVCSNQISLGMRFRMTFETEESGTRRYMGTITGISDLDSVRWKNSQWRNLQVGWDESTAGERRNRVSIWEIEPVTAPFFMCPTPPFFRSKRPRQLGMPDDDSSDLDNMFRRTMPWLGDEFGMKDPQSLPGLSLVQWMNMQQNSSLSNSIQPNYINPVSSSVVQNLAGTDISCLTGVPTNQISQQNNIQFSTLRPTQSVQQLDQLHKLPTPSATLNPLGSIIQPQLQLTDVSQSQRQNMISQSLPKNQVQPQILQSPSPFQVPNVLQQQQSLLNHQLQRNLSQNPTQMQQQLIMSHSQQPNLVATQPMDHVSHPLNTSENQIQLQLLQRLHQQQQSLLAQQSAMQQPSQITQLQDQHKQLFDISQMLDVSQAAPNIPQSHATQQMMGCNIQSNLRFGIQPPQQPKLLPQQPKLLPQQQQSGILSEVSGHVGISLNPMNNQLSGGSSSILTGAAGAGQSAVTEDIPSCSASPSTNNCQNAAQSIMNGKNHHSTMGHEIAQSSAMLLNISGIETMSSNGNLLKDLQQKSDVKPSLNVPKSQSPGLFASQAYINAAGMQVDYLDSSSSATSFLSQNDVQLHQNNSAMCFNTQSMLFRDARHDGEVQDDPRNNVQIGTNIDSQLEMPMMSETLITKDMVGSGKDFGTSLSSGGGMLAVYENPKVSQPELSSSMVSQSFGVPDIAFNSIDSTINEGSFMNRGAWVPPQIPRMRTYTKVYKRGAVGRSIDIMRYSGYDDLKQDLARRFGIEGQFEDRQRIGWKLVYVDHESDVLLVGDDPWEEFVNCVRCIKVLSPQEVQQMNLDGDFGNNVLNQACSSSDDGVN